From a region of the Dunckerocampus dactyliophorus isolate RoL2022-P2 chromosome 20, RoL_Ddac_1.1, whole genome shotgun sequence genome:
- the cct3 gene encoding T-complex protein 1 subunit gamma isoform X2, which yields MLLDPTGGIVMTNDGNAILREIQVQHPAAKSMIEISRTQDEEVGDGTTSVIILAGEMLAVAEQFLEQQMHPTVIISAYRRALEDMLETLREISIPVDTADRSMMLKIVHSAINTKALSRWSQLACGMALDAVVTVEMDDNGRKEIDIKKYAKVEKVPGGIIEDSCVLRGVMVNKDVTHARMRRTIKDPRIVLLDCSLEYKKGESQTDIEISKEEDFARILQMEEEYIQQMCEDIIRVKPDLVFTEKGVSDLAQHYLMKANITAIRRVRKTDNNRIARACGARIVSRTDELREEDVGTGAGLFEVKKIGDEYFTFITECKDPKACTILLRGASKEILAEVERNLQDAMQVCRNVMLEPFLLPGGGAVEMAVSKRLMERSRALVGVEQWPYRAVAQALEVIPRTLIQNCGASTIRVLTSLRAKHTQQDSAVWGVDGETGSLTDMAAAGIWEPLAVKAQTYKTAVETAILLLRIDDIVSGHKKKDKDEPMGGPGTE from the exons ATGCTGCTTGATCCCACTGGAGGCATTGTCATGACCAATGATGGAAATGCCATCCTGCGAGAG ATCCAGGTGCAGCATCCTGCTGCTAAATCAATGATTGAGATCAGCCGCACTCAAGATGAAGAGGTGGGAGATGGAACCACGTCTGTCATCATCCTGG ctggAGAGATGCTAGCGGTAGCGGAGCAGTTCCTGGAGCAGCAGATGCATCCGACTGTCATCATCAGTGCTTACAGGCGAGCGTtggaggacatgttggagaCTTTGAGGGAGATCAG CATCCCCGTGGACACGGCAGATCGCTCCATGATGCTGAAGATCGTGCACTCGGCCATCAACACCAAAGCTCTGAGCCGCTGGTCGCAGCTGGCGTGTGGCATGGCCTTGGACGCCGTGGTCACCGTGGAGATGGACGACAACGGCCGCAAGGAGATTGACATCAAGAAGTACGCCAAAGTGGAGAAG GTTCCAGGAGGGATCATCGAGGACTCGTGCGTGCTGAGAGGCGTGATGGTCAACAAGGACGTGACGCATGCACGCATGAGACGCACCATCAAAGATCCTCGCATCGTCCTCTTGGATTGCTCGCTGGAGTACAAGAAGGGCGAGAGCCAG ACGGACATCGAGATTAGTAAGGAGGAAGACTTTGCCAGGATCCTGCAGATGGAGGAAGAATACATCCAGCAGATGTGTGAGGACATCATCCGTGTCAAACCTGACCTGGTCTTCACTGAGAAGGGCGTCTCAG ACCTGGCTCAGCACTACCTGATGAAGGCCAACATCACCGCCATTCGTCGTGTCAGGAAGACGGACAACAACCGCATCGCTAG GGCGTGCGGCGCTCGCATTGTCAGCCGCACCGATGAGCTGCGTGAGGAAGACGTGGGGACGGGGGCGGGGCTGTTTGAGGTGAAGAAGATTGGAGACGAGTACTTCACGTTCATCACTGAGTGCAAAGACCCCAAAGCGTGCACCATTCTGCTGAGAGGCGCCAGCAAGGAGATCCTCGCC GAGGTGGAGAGGAACCTGCAGGATGCCATGCAGGTGTGTCGGAACGTCATGCTAGAGCCCTTCCTGCTGCCTGGCGGTGGTGCTGTGGAGATGGCTGTGTCCAAGCGTCTGATGGAGCGTTCTCGCGCCTTGGTGGGCGTGGAGCAGTGGCCCTATCGAGCTGTGGCGCAGGCGCTGGAGGTCATCCCCCGGACGCTGATCCAGAACTGCGGCGCCTCCACCATTCGTGTGCTAACGTCATTGAGG GCCAAGCACACGCAGCAGGACAGCGCTGTCTGGGGCGTGGATGGCGAGACAGGCTCTCTGACCGACATGGCGGCCGCAGGCATCTGGGAGCCGCTGGCTGTCAAAGCACAGACGTACAAAACGGCTGTGGAG ACGGCCATCTTGTTGCTGCGCATCGACGACATCGTGTCAGGTCACAAGAAGAAAGACAAGGACGAGCCCATGGGTGGACCTGGCACCGAATAA
- the cct3 gene encoding T-complex protein 1 subunit gamma isoform X1 encodes MLGQQVLVLNQNVKRESGRKVQTGNINAAKTIADVIRTCLGPRAMMKMLLDPTGGIVMTNDGNAILREIQVQHPAAKSMIEISRTQDEEVGDGTTSVIILAGEMLAVAEQFLEQQMHPTVIISAYRRALEDMLETLREISIPVDTADRSMMLKIVHSAINTKALSRWSQLACGMALDAVVTVEMDDNGRKEIDIKKYAKVEKVPGGIIEDSCVLRGVMVNKDVTHARMRRTIKDPRIVLLDCSLEYKKGESQTDIEISKEEDFARILQMEEEYIQQMCEDIIRVKPDLVFTEKGVSDLAQHYLMKANITAIRRVRKTDNNRIARACGARIVSRTDELREEDVGTGAGLFEVKKIGDEYFTFITECKDPKACTILLRGASKEILAEVERNLQDAMQVCRNVMLEPFLLPGGGAVEMAVSKRLMERSRALVGVEQWPYRAVAQALEVIPRTLIQNCGASTIRVLTSLRAKHTQQDSAVWGVDGETGSLTDMAAAGIWEPLAVKAQTYKTAVETAILLLRIDDIVSGHKKKDKDEPMGGPGTE; translated from the exons ATGCTGCTTGATCCCACTGGAGGCATTGTCATGACCAATGATGGAAATGCCATCCTGCGAGAG ATCCAGGTGCAGCATCCTGCTGCTAAATCAATGATTGAGATCAGCCGCACTCAAGATGAAGAGGTGGGAGATGGAACCACGTCTGTCATCATCCTGG ctggAGAGATGCTAGCGGTAGCGGAGCAGTTCCTGGAGCAGCAGATGCATCCGACTGTCATCATCAGTGCTTACAGGCGAGCGTtggaggacatgttggagaCTTTGAGGGAGATCAG CATCCCCGTGGACACGGCAGATCGCTCCATGATGCTGAAGATCGTGCACTCGGCCATCAACACCAAAGCTCTGAGCCGCTGGTCGCAGCTGGCGTGTGGCATGGCCTTGGACGCCGTGGTCACCGTGGAGATGGACGACAACGGCCGCAAGGAGATTGACATCAAGAAGTACGCCAAAGTGGAGAAG GTTCCAGGAGGGATCATCGAGGACTCGTGCGTGCTGAGAGGCGTGATGGTCAACAAGGACGTGACGCATGCACGCATGAGACGCACCATCAAAGATCCTCGCATCGTCCTCTTGGATTGCTCGCTGGAGTACAAGAAGGGCGAGAGCCAG ACGGACATCGAGATTAGTAAGGAGGAAGACTTTGCCAGGATCCTGCAGATGGAGGAAGAATACATCCAGCAGATGTGTGAGGACATCATCCGTGTCAAACCTGACCTGGTCTTCACTGAGAAGGGCGTCTCAG ACCTGGCTCAGCACTACCTGATGAAGGCCAACATCACCGCCATTCGTCGTGTCAGGAAGACGGACAACAACCGCATCGCTAG GGCGTGCGGCGCTCGCATTGTCAGCCGCACCGATGAGCTGCGTGAGGAAGACGTGGGGACGGGGGCGGGGCTGTTTGAGGTGAAGAAGATTGGAGACGAGTACTTCACGTTCATCACTGAGTGCAAAGACCCCAAAGCGTGCACCATTCTGCTGAGAGGCGCCAGCAAGGAGATCCTCGCC GAGGTGGAGAGGAACCTGCAGGATGCCATGCAGGTGTGTCGGAACGTCATGCTAGAGCCCTTCCTGCTGCCTGGCGGTGGTGCTGTGGAGATGGCTGTGTCCAAGCGTCTGATGGAGCGTTCTCGCGCCTTGGTGGGCGTGGAGCAGTGGCCCTATCGAGCTGTGGCGCAGGCGCTGGAGGTCATCCCCCGGACGCTGATCCAGAACTGCGGCGCCTCCACCATTCGTGTGCTAACGTCATTGAGG GCCAAGCACACGCAGCAGGACAGCGCTGTCTGGGGCGTGGATGGCGAGACAGGCTCTCTGACCGACATGGCGGCCGCAGGCATCTGGGAGCCGCTGGCTGTCAAAGCACAGACGTACAAAACGGCTGTGGAG ACGGCCATCTTGTTGCTGCGCATCGACGACATCGTGTCAGGTCACAAGAAGAAAGACAAGGACGAGCCCATGGGTGGACCTGGCACCGAATAA
- the glmp gene encoding glycosylated lysosomal membrane protein has protein sequence MAAVLRLYGTLIVLLFSAVSVSDASTRKLSVQLNPGAVAPPTGGDLLHVRAEGHNDTLHFLLCSQGAPTLLLVHTNDSSSSVSVNWPLFLSRNASGSLQVEPASSILSSAALVFSRLLEYNDINNTAEVTSDLFSPYELHNVSWSRMQLSGASARLCGAVAGGSVCVHLSVFESEGRAEMWPRLLHTANSSQIEVWLDSLSPRAARSRFLLELQAVGGAYALNRVEVHRSIDDEFTPSIFKVSQWLSADDDSSHGQGFVLWKPVAYRHLLPALEDATPCRHSDPRPLEGEAVAAVSGLVRAFFTKEEAYGLNVSFGLAGQPFYNSTKFLSWTALVGVGLAPADTFSPLVLTIMAVGLGTPLVILMMGGVYVGTRRRLASLATSYEPIN, from the exons ATGGCGGCCGTGCTGAGGCTGTATGGCACTTTGATCGTTCTACTTTTTTCGGCGGTTTCAGTCAGCGACGCTTCGACCAGAAAG CTTTCTGTGCAGTTGAATCCAGGCGCTGTGGCCCCGCCCACCGGTGGAGACCTTCTGCATGTGAGAGCTGAGGGGCACAATGACACGCTTCACTTCCTTTTGTGCAGCCAGGGGGCGCCAACACTGCTGCTGGTTCACACCAacgattcttcttcttctgtctcG GTCAACTGGCCCCTCTTCTTGAGCCGCAACGCCAGCGGGAGCCTGCAGGTAGAGCCAGCGAGCAGCATCCTGTCCAGCGCGGCACTGGTCTTCAGCCGG ctGTTGGAATACAACGACATCAACAACACAGCGGAAGTGACTTCTGACCTTTTCTCGCCGTATGAGCTGCACAACGTCAGCTGGTCTCGCATGCAGCTGTCAGGGGCGTCGGCTCGGCTGTGCGGCGCCGTGGCTGGAGGTTCTGTTTGTGTGCAC ctgtCTGTGTTTGAGTCAGAGGGGCGGGCTGAGATGTGGCCCCGCCTACTCCATACAGCTAACTCCTCCCAGAtcgaggtgtggcttgacagcCTGTCACCGAGGGCGGCACGATCACGCTTCCTTTTGGAGCTGCAGGCGGTGGGCGGAGCCTATGCACTGAACAGGGTGGAGGTGCATCGATCCATCGATGACGAGTTCACACCGTCCATATTTAAG GTGTCTCAGTGGTTGTCCGCGGACGACGACAGCTCCCACGGGCAGGGCTTCGTCCTGTGGAAGCCGGTGGCATATCGGCACTTACTGCCGGCGTTGGAGGACGCGACACCGTGTCGTCATTCTGACCCGCGACCACTGGAAGGCGAGGCGGTGGCGGCAGTGTCCGGCCTGGTGAGGGCGTTCTTCACGAAGGAGGAAGCGTACGGACTGAACGTGAGCTTCGGCCTGGCAGGGCAGCCGTTCTACAACAGCACCAAGTTCCTCAGCTG GACGGCGCTGGTGGGCGTCGGCCTTGCTCCTGCCGACACCTTTTCCCCGCTAGTCCTCACCATCATGGCCGTGGGTCTCGGCACGCCACTTGTCATCCTGATGATGGGCGGAGTCTACGTCGGCACGCGTAGGAGGCTGGCGTCCTTGGCAACAAGCTATGAGCCAATCaactga
- the jtb gene encoding protein JTB isoform X1 encodes MESTWRVPVACCRPRVLVLHAVFWGLVALRVFGAALLAEDKTAVVKAVIAPCWLLEEFVVTAECSQCSAFQTKTRLACGHTGYVERVNCTKSNRDEYKSCRSAVMEEHLFWKFEAAVLALMALSAVIVVTRQRWLDRLASEKVRRQIESI; translated from the exons ATGGAAAGCACCTGGCGGGTCCCAGTGGCGTGTTGTCGGCCTCGAGTGCTGGTCCTGCACGCTGTGTTCTGGGGTCTAGTGGCCTTGAG GGTATTTGGGGCGGCCTTGCTGGCTGAAGACAAGACTGCGG TGGTCAAGGCTGTCATCGCCCCCTGCTGGCTGCTGGAGGAGTTTGTGGTCACGGCGGAGTGTTCTCAATGTAGCGCTTTCCAGACG AAGACGAGGCTGGCGTGCGGCCACACGGGTTATGTGGAGCGGGTCAACTGTACCAAGTCCAACAGAGATGAGTACAAGAG CTGCCGCTCTGCTGTCATGGAAGAGCATCTCTTCTGGAAGTTTGAGGCGGCCGTGTTGGCCCTGATGGCCCTCTCCGCTGTCATTGTGGTCACACGCCAGCGTTGGCTTGATCGACTTGCCTCAGAGAAAGTCCGCCGACAAATTGAGTCCATCTAG
- the jtb gene encoding protein JTB isoform X2: MESTWRVPVACCRPRVLVLHAVFWGLVALRVFGAALLAEDKTAVVKAVIAPCWLLEEFVVTAECSQCSAFQTTRLACGHTGYVERVNCTKSNRDEYKSCRSAVMEEHLFWKFEAAVLALMALSAVIVVTRQRWLDRLASEKVRRQIESI, encoded by the exons ATGGAAAGCACCTGGCGGGTCCCAGTGGCGTGTTGTCGGCCTCGAGTGCTGGTCCTGCACGCTGTGTTCTGGGGTCTAGTGGCCTTGAG GGTATTTGGGGCGGCCTTGCTGGCTGAAGACAAGACTGCGG TGGTCAAGGCTGTCATCGCCCCCTGCTGGCTGCTGGAGGAGTTTGTGGTCACGGCGGAGTGTTCTCAATGTAGCGCTTTCCAGACG ACGAGGCTGGCGTGCGGCCACACGGGTTATGTGGAGCGGGTCAACTGTACCAAGTCCAACAGAGATGAGTACAAGAG CTGCCGCTCTGCTGTCATGGAAGAGCATCTCTTCTGGAAGTTTGAGGCGGCCGTGTTGGCCCTGATGGCCCTCTCCGCTGTCATTGTGGTCACACGCCAGCGTTGGCTTGATCGACTTGCCTCAGAGAAAGTCCGCCGACAAATTGAGTCCATCTAG